In Perca fluviatilis chromosome 18, GENO_Pfluv_1.0, whole genome shotgun sequence, one genomic interval encodes:
- the LOC120547088 gene encoding sine oculis-binding protein homolog isoform X3 yields the protein MPEMEKGRPPENKRSRKPAHPVKREINQEMKVRTFAESTMNELLGWYGYDKVDLRDSEANEIRNYRERRHHVSVLKENSLPKSKSLDTKVSHSVLAMKSGERVSSVPSSSSSSSSTSSTLTTPKEHTSAPVIVPLIKPSAVEDVQNVQIVCVWCQKEGVKRYSLCMGSELKSFCSEKCFAACRRAYFKRNKARDEDLHGERSPQHPHTEDSPRLLLKINSNVRVCDWCKHVRHTKEYLDFGSGEERLQFCSTKCLNQYKMDVFYREARAALTSSSPSRTSQEGRTETVVAGQKLLTPESWSSSSSAGEARHRNVSPRGPTPIHGSAESTSMSPSEASSSNSKIPVSGMRTLERPIQPPAPAMSPHPAPLHPPPHPRPPLEHQPVPHIPMTFIRPPLHAQGLKSPLTNHPRHPGPPSSPIHRPPHSPHLQHPNSSMNPPGLMHPFPGAYFPGLHSPPLNMMPRGPVPMPPMMNYGIPSFSPLLPHPTILVPYPIIVPLPVPIPIPILIPVPSKATVETPSHSGVIQSVPEGVDRGRSRATGPPPQGIPEGDSRLVANKLGGTLTQGLPSPSVPNTDWVKSEKPFPSPTSTPHSGASSPRAQYSESPCSASGSEGLTDYKQQQSERQVIQRVFQRTQVKPGANGVMDLSGLGESGTGQGTRSGLHDIIRPTPPLLQSPLHDTVYHRQDSHTPTSHTPPSPTGSSHPYDATSPALKSQDHSPNGMSSSSIPASPDSSLPQRVPAPPPDPVLSELEAIKENKCSVVGAVRVEGPVSQSEEPLAVVGEVGEDPHVPDEDHAYALPTAPKTGGTTTPLLLPKLRDKGSLRSPANMPSAGDMEPALKRRCLRIRDQNK from the exons ATGCCAGAGATGGAGAAAGGGAGACCACCGGAAAATAAACGCAGCAGGAAACCTGCGCACCCTGTGAAGAGGGAGATCAACCAGGAGATGAAGGTGAGA ACGTTTGCAGAAAGCACAATGAACGAGCTTCTGGGATGGTACGGCTACGACAAGGTAGACCTCAGAGACTCAGAGGCCAACGAGATCAGAAACTACAGAGAGAGGCGTCACCATGTGTCTGTGCTAAAAG AGAACTCATTGCCAAAATCCAAGAGCTTGGACACCAAAGTCAGTCACTCAGTCCTCGCCATGAAGAGTGGAGAGAGAGTGTCCAGTgttccctcctcttcatcctcctcttcctcaacaAGTTCAACCCTGACCACCCCCAAGGAGCACACAAGTGCCCCTGTCATTGTCCCCCTGATAAAGCCATCAGCAG TGGAAGATGTACAGAATGTGCAGATAGTGTGTGTTTGGTGCCAGAAAGAAGGGGTAAAACGCTACTCTCTATGTATGGGTTCAGAACTCAAGAGCTTCTGCAGCGAGAAGTGCTTTGCCGCCTGCAGACGGGCCTACTTCAAACGCAATAAG GCCAGAGATGAAGACCTCCACGGTGAGAGATCCCCTCAGCACCCCCATACAGAGGACTCGCCTAGACTGTTGTTAAAGATAAACAGCAATGTCAGA GTATGTGATTGGTGCAAGCATGTCCGTCACACTAAAGAATACCTGGACTTTGGGTCTGGCGAGGAACGACTCCAGTTCTGCAGCACCAAGTGTCTGAATCAGTACAAGATGGATGTTTTCTACAGAGAAGCCCGTGCAGCTCTCACCAGCTCTAGCCCAAGCAGAACCAGCCAGGAGGGGAGGACGGAGACCGTTGTGGCCGGGCAAAAGCTACTCACTCCTGAGTcttggagcagcagcagcagtgcaggAGAAGCTCGTCACAGAAACGTTTCCCCTAGAGGGCCTACGCCAATCCATGGATCAGCAGAATCCACCTCCATGTCCCCCTCAGAGGCATCCTCTTCTAATTCCAAGATCCCTGTATCTGGGATGAGGACCCTGGAGAGACCCATCCAGCCTCCTGCCCCAGCTATGTCACCCCACCCTGCTCCCCTTCATCCTCCACCTCATCCTCGTCCCCCTCTGGAACATCAGCCGGTACCTCACATCCCAATGACCTTCATCAGGCCTCCTCTTCATGCTCAGGGCCTGAAAAGCCCCCTTACCAACCACCCCAGACACCCAGGCCCTCCTTCAAGCCCTATCCACAGACCCCCCCACTCTCCTCACCTGCAGCACCCAAACTCTTCCATGAATCCCCCTGGACTGATGCATCCCTTTCCAGGAGCCTACTTCCCTGGCTTGCACTCCCCTCCTCTGAACATGATGCCAAGAGGTCCTGTCCCAATGCCTCCCATGATGAACTATGGTATTCCTTCCTTTAGCCCTCTTCTGCCCCATCCTACTATCCTGGTGCCTTATCCCATTATTGTTCCCCTACCTGTCCCCATACCCATTCCTATCCTCATTCCAGTCCCTTCTAAGGCAACCGTAGAAACTCCAAGTCACAGTGGTGTTATCCAGTCTGTGCCAGAGGGGGTAGACAGGGGTAGATCCAGGGCTACTGGGCCGCCACCTCAAGGGATCCCTGAAGGCGACAGCAGATTGGTTGCCAACAAATTGGGTGGAACGTTGACTCAAGGTCTCCCCTCACCAAGTGTCCCCAACACAGATTGGGTTAAATCAGAGAAGCCATTCCCATCCCCAACATCCACACCCCACAGTGGAGCATCCTCCCCCAGAGCACAGTACAGTGAATCCCCCTGCTCAGCCTCAGGGTCAGAGGGGCTGACAGACTATAAGCAGCAACAGTCAGAGCGACAAGTCATCCAAAGGGTTTTCCAAAGGACCCAAGTGAAACCCGGTGCCAATGGAGTGATGGACCTATCAGGGCTGGGAGAGTCAGGAACTGGGCAGGGTACCAGATCAGGTCTCCACGACATCATCAGACCCACCCCTCCTCTACTACAGTCCCCTTTACATGACACTGTCTACCACCGCCAGGACTCCCACACGCCAACTTCACACACCCCACCCAGCCCCACAGGGAGCAGCCATCCATATGATGCCACATCCCCTGCCCTGAAATCTCAGGACCACAGTCCAAATGGGATGTCCTCCTCATCCATACCTGCCAGTCCTGACTCCTCCCTACCCCAGAGAGTACCAGCACCACCCCCAGACCCTGTGCTCAGTGAGCTCGAGGCCATCAAAGAAAACAAGTGCTCTGTTGTTGGCGCAGTGCGGGTTGAGGgcccagtcagtcagtcagaagAGCCCTTAGCAGTAGTCGGGGAGGTAGGAGAGGACCCCCATGTTCCTGATGAGGACCATGCCTATGCCCTGCCCACAGCGCCAAAGACAGGGGGGACCACCACCCCGCTGCTCTTGCCCAAACTCAGGGACAAGGGTAGCCTGCGGAGCCCTGCTAATATGCCCAGTGCTGGAGATATGGAGCCAGCTCTAAAGAGGCGATGCCTACGAATCCGTGATCAGAATAAGTAG
- the LOC120547088 gene encoding sine oculis-binding protein homolog isoform X2, which produces MPEMEKGRPPENKRSRKPAHPVKREINQEMKTFAESTMNELLGWYGYDKVDLRDSEANEIRNYRERRHHVSVLKENSLPKSKSLDTKVSHSVLAMKSGERVSSVPSSSSSSSSTSSTLTTPKEHTSAPVIVPLIKPSAVEDVQNVQIVCVWCQKEGVKRYSLCMGSELKSFCSEKCFAACRRAYFKRNKARDEDLHGERSPQHPHTEDSPRLLLKINSNVRSLSPVPQVCDWCKHVRHTKEYLDFGSGEERLQFCSTKCLNQYKMDVFYREARAALTSSSPSRTSQEGRTETVVAGQKLLTPESWSSSSSAGEARHRNVSPRGPTPIHGSAESTSMSPSEASSSNSKIPVSGMRTLERPIQPPAPAMSPHPAPLHPPPHPRPPLEHQPVPHIPMTFIRPPLHAQGLKSPLTNHPRHPGPPSSPIHRPPHSPHLQHPNSSMNPPGLMHPFPGAYFPGLHSPPLNMMPRGPVPMPPMMNYGIPSFSPLLPHPTILVPYPIIVPLPVPIPIPILIPVPSKATVETPSHSGVIQSVPEGVDRGRSRATGPPPQGIPEGDSRLVANKLGGTLTQGLPSPSVPNTDWVKSEKPFPSPTSTPHSGASSPRAQYSESPCSASGSEGLTDYKQQQSERQVIQRVFQRTQVKPGANGVMDLSGLGESGTGQGTRSGLHDIIRPTPPLLQSPLHDTVYHRQDSHTPTSHTPPSPTGSSHPYDATSPALKSQDHSPNGMSSSSIPASPDSSLPQRVPAPPPDPVLSELEAIKENKCSVVGAVRVEGPVSQSEEPLAVVGEVGEDPHVPDEDHAYALPTAPKTGGTTTPLLLPKLRDKGSLRSPANMPSAGDMEPALKRRCLRIRDQNK; this is translated from the exons ATGCCAGAGATGGAGAAAGGGAGACCACCGGAAAATAAACGCAGCAGGAAACCTGCGCACCCTGTGAAGAGGGAGATCAACCAGGAGATGAAG ACGTTTGCAGAAAGCACAATGAACGAGCTTCTGGGATGGTACGGCTACGACAAGGTAGACCTCAGAGACTCAGAGGCCAACGAGATCAGAAACTACAGAGAGAGGCGTCACCATGTGTCTGTGCTAAAAG AGAACTCATTGCCAAAATCCAAGAGCTTGGACACCAAAGTCAGTCACTCAGTCCTCGCCATGAAGAGTGGAGAGAGAGTGTCCAGTgttccctcctcttcatcctcctcttcctcaacaAGTTCAACCCTGACCACCCCCAAGGAGCACACAAGTGCCCCTGTCATTGTCCCCCTGATAAAGCCATCAGCAG TGGAAGATGTACAGAATGTGCAGATAGTGTGTGTTTGGTGCCAGAAAGAAGGGGTAAAACGCTACTCTCTATGTATGGGTTCAGAACTCAAGAGCTTCTGCAGCGAGAAGTGCTTTGCCGCCTGCAGACGGGCCTACTTCAAACGCAATAAG GCCAGAGATGAAGACCTCCACGGTGAGAGATCCCCTCAGCACCCCCATACAGAGGACTCGCCTAGACTGTTGTTAAAGATAAACAGCAATGTCAGA TCTCTCTCCCCTGTGCCACAGGTATGTGATTGGTGCAAGCATGTCCGTCACACTAAAGAATACCTGGACTTTGGGTCTGGCGAGGAACGACTCCAGTTCTGCAGCACCAAGTGTCTGAATCAGTACAAGATGGATGTTTTCTACAGAGAAGCCCGTGCAGCTCTCACCAGCTCTAGCCCAAGCAGAACCAGCCAGGAGGGGAGGACGGAGACCGTTGTGGCCGGGCAAAAGCTACTCACTCCTGAGTcttggagcagcagcagcagtgcaggAGAAGCTCGTCACAGAAACGTTTCCCCTAGAGGGCCTACGCCAATCCATGGATCAGCAGAATCCACCTCCATGTCCCCCTCAGAGGCATCCTCTTCTAATTCCAAGATCCCTGTATCTGGGATGAGGACCCTGGAGAGACCCATCCAGCCTCCTGCCCCAGCTATGTCACCCCACCCTGCTCCCCTTCATCCTCCACCTCATCCTCGTCCCCCTCTGGAACATCAGCCGGTACCTCACATCCCAATGACCTTCATCAGGCCTCCTCTTCATGCTCAGGGCCTGAAAAGCCCCCTTACCAACCACCCCAGACACCCAGGCCCTCCTTCAAGCCCTATCCACAGACCCCCCCACTCTCCTCACCTGCAGCACCCAAACTCTTCCATGAATCCCCCTGGACTGATGCATCCCTTTCCAGGAGCCTACTTCCCTGGCTTGCACTCCCCTCCTCTGAACATGATGCCAAGAGGTCCTGTCCCAATGCCTCCCATGATGAACTATGGTATTCCTTCCTTTAGCCCTCTTCTGCCCCATCCTACTATCCTGGTGCCTTATCCCATTATTGTTCCCCTACCTGTCCCCATACCCATTCCTATCCTCATTCCAGTCCCTTCTAAGGCAACCGTAGAAACTCCAAGTCACAGTGGTGTTATCCAGTCTGTGCCAGAGGGGGTAGACAGGGGTAGATCCAGGGCTACTGGGCCGCCACCTCAAGGGATCCCTGAAGGCGACAGCAGATTGGTTGCCAACAAATTGGGTGGAACGTTGACTCAAGGTCTCCCCTCACCAAGTGTCCCCAACACAGATTGGGTTAAATCAGAGAAGCCATTCCCATCCCCAACATCCACACCCCACAGTGGAGCATCCTCCCCCAGAGCACAGTACAGTGAATCCCCCTGCTCAGCCTCAGGGTCAGAGGGGCTGACAGACTATAAGCAGCAACAGTCAGAGCGACAAGTCATCCAAAGGGTTTTCCAAAGGACCCAAGTGAAACCCGGTGCCAATGGAGTGATGGACCTATCAGGGCTGGGAGAGTCAGGAACTGGGCAGGGTACCAGATCAGGTCTCCACGACATCATCAGACCCACCCCTCCTCTACTACAGTCCCCTTTACATGACACTGTCTACCACCGCCAGGACTCCCACACGCCAACTTCACACACCCCACCCAGCCCCACAGGGAGCAGCCATCCATATGATGCCACATCCCCTGCCCTGAAATCTCAGGACCACAGTCCAAATGGGATGTCCTCCTCATCCATACCTGCCAGTCCTGACTCCTCCCTACCCCAGAGAGTACCAGCACCACCCCCAGACCCTGTGCTCAGTGAGCTCGAGGCCATCAAAGAAAACAAGTGCTCTGTTGTTGGCGCAGTGCGGGTTGAGGgcccagtcagtcagtcagaagAGCCCTTAGCAGTAGTCGGGGAGGTAGGAGAGGACCCCCATGTTCCTGATGAGGACCATGCCTATGCCCTGCCCACAGCGCCAAAGACAGGGGGGACCACCACCCCGCTGCTCTTGCCCAAACTCAGGGACAAGGGTAGCCTGCGGAGCCCTGCTAATATGCCCAGTGCTGGAGATATGGAGCCAGCTCTAAAGAGGCGATGCCTACGAATCCGTGATCAGAATAAGTAG
- the LOC120547088 gene encoding sine oculis-binding protein homolog isoform X4: MPEMEKGRPPENKRSRKPAHPVKREINQEMKTFAESTMNELLGWYGYDKVDLRDSEANEIRNYRERRHHVSVLKENSLPKSKSLDTKVSHSVLAMKSGERVSSVPSSSSSSSSTSSTLTTPKEHTSAPVIVPLIKPSAVEDVQNVQIVCVWCQKEGVKRYSLCMGSELKSFCSEKCFAACRRAYFKRNKARDEDLHGERSPQHPHTEDSPRLLLKINSNVRVCDWCKHVRHTKEYLDFGSGEERLQFCSTKCLNQYKMDVFYREARAALTSSSPSRTSQEGRTETVVAGQKLLTPESWSSSSSAGEARHRNVSPRGPTPIHGSAESTSMSPSEASSSNSKIPVSGMRTLERPIQPPAPAMSPHPAPLHPPPHPRPPLEHQPVPHIPMTFIRPPLHAQGLKSPLTNHPRHPGPPSSPIHRPPHSPHLQHPNSSMNPPGLMHPFPGAYFPGLHSPPLNMMPRGPVPMPPMMNYGIPSFSPLLPHPTILVPYPIIVPLPVPIPIPILIPVPSKATVETPSHSGVIQSVPEGVDRGRSRATGPPPQGIPEGDSRLVANKLGGTLTQGLPSPSVPNTDWVKSEKPFPSPTSTPHSGASSPRAQYSESPCSASGSEGLTDYKQQQSERQVIQRVFQRTQVKPGANGVMDLSGLGESGTGQGTRSGLHDIIRPTPPLLQSPLHDTVYHRQDSHTPTSHTPPSPTGSSHPYDATSPALKSQDHSPNGMSSSSIPASPDSSLPQRVPAPPPDPVLSELEAIKENKCSVVGAVRVEGPVSQSEEPLAVVGEVGEDPHVPDEDHAYALPTAPKTGGTTTPLLLPKLRDKGSLRSPANMPSAGDMEPALKRRCLRIRDQNK, translated from the exons ATGCCAGAGATGGAGAAAGGGAGACCACCGGAAAATAAACGCAGCAGGAAACCTGCGCACCCTGTGAAGAGGGAGATCAACCAGGAGATGAAG ACGTTTGCAGAAAGCACAATGAACGAGCTTCTGGGATGGTACGGCTACGACAAGGTAGACCTCAGAGACTCAGAGGCCAACGAGATCAGAAACTACAGAGAGAGGCGTCACCATGTGTCTGTGCTAAAAG AGAACTCATTGCCAAAATCCAAGAGCTTGGACACCAAAGTCAGTCACTCAGTCCTCGCCATGAAGAGTGGAGAGAGAGTGTCCAGTgttccctcctcttcatcctcctcttcctcaacaAGTTCAACCCTGACCACCCCCAAGGAGCACACAAGTGCCCCTGTCATTGTCCCCCTGATAAAGCCATCAGCAG TGGAAGATGTACAGAATGTGCAGATAGTGTGTGTTTGGTGCCAGAAAGAAGGGGTAAAACGCTACTCTCTATGTATGGGTTCAGAACTCAAGAGCTTCTGCAGCGAGAAGTGCTTTGCCGCCTGCAGACGGGCCTACTTCAAACGCAATAAG GCCAGAGATGAAGACCTCCACGGTGAGAGATCCCCTCAGCACCCCCATACAGAGGACTCGCCTAGACTGTTGTTAAAGATAAACAGCAATGTCAGA GTATGTGATTGGTGCAAGCATGTCCGTCACACTAAAGAATACCTGGACTTTGGGTCTGGCGAGGAACGACTCCAGTTCTGCAGCACCAAGTGTCTGAATCAGTACAAGATGGATGTTTTCTACAGAGAAGCCCGTGCAGCTCTCACCAGCTCTAGCCCAAGCAGAACCAGCCAGGAGGGGAGGACGGAGACCGTTGTGGCCGGGCAAAAGCTACTCACTCCTGAGTcttggagcagcagcagcagtgcaggAGAAGCTCGTCACAGAAACGTTTCCCCTAGAGGGCCTACGCCAATCCATGGATCAGCAGAATCCACCTCCATGTCCCCCTCAGAGGCATCCTCTTCTAATTCCAAGATCCCTGTATCTGGGATGAGGACCCTGGAGAGACCCATCCAGCCTCCTGCCCCAGCTATGTCACCCCACCCTGCTCCCCTTCATCCTCCACCTCATCCTCGTCCCCCTCTGGAACATCAGCCGGTACCTCACATCCCAATGACCTTCATCAGGCCTCCTCTTCATGCTCAGGGCCTGAAAAGCCCCCTTACCAACCACCCCAGACACCCAGGCCCTCCTTCAAGCCCTATCCACAGACCCCCCCACTCTCCTCACCTGCAGCACCCAAACTCTTCCATGAATCCCCCTGGACTGATGCATCCCTTTCCAGGAGCCTACTTCCCTGGCTTGCACTCCCCTCCTCTGAACATGATGCCAAGAGGTCCTGTCCCAATGCCTCCCATGATGAACTATGGTATTCCTTCCTTTAGCCCTCTTCTGCCCCATCCTACTATCCTGGTGCCTTATCCCATTATTGTTCCCCTACCTGTCCCCATACCCATTCCTATCCTCATTCCAGTCCCTTCTAAGGCAACCGTAGAAACTCCAAGTCACAGTGGTGTTATCCAGTCTGTGCCAGAGGGGGTAGACAGGGGTAGATCCAGGGCTACTGGGCCGCCACCTCAAGGGATCCCTGAAGGCGACAGCAGATTGGTTGCCAACAAATTGGGTGGAACGTTGACTCAAGGTCTCCCCTCACCAAGTGTCCCCAACACAGATTGGGTTAAATCAGAGAAGCCATTCCCATCCCCAACATCCACACCCCACAGTGGAGCATCCTCCCCCAGAGCACAGTACAGTGAATCCCCCTGCTCAGCCTCAGGGTCAGAGGGGCTGACAGACTATAAGCAGCAACAGTCAGAGCGACAAGTCATCCAAAGGGTTTTCCAAAGGACCCAAGTGAAACCCGGTGCCAATGGAGTGATGGACCTATCAGGGCTGGGAGAGTCAGGAACTGGGCAGGGTACCAGATCAGGTCTCCACGACATCATCAGACCCACCCCTCCTCTACTACAGTCCCCTTTACATGACACTGTCTACCACCGCCAGGACTCCCACACGCCAACTTCACACACCCCACCCAGCCCCACAGGGAGCAGCCATCCATATGATGCCACATCCCCTGCCCTGAAATCTCAGGACCACAGTCCAAATGGGATGTCCTCCTCATCCATACCTGCCAGTCCTGACTCCTCCCTACCCCAGAGAGTACCAGCACCACCCCCAGACCCTGTGCTCAGTGAGCTCGAGGCCATCAAAGAAAACAAGTGCTCTGTTGTTGGCGCAGTGCGGGTTGAGGgcccagtcagtcagtcagaagAGCCCTTAGCAGTAGTCGGGGAGGTAGGAGAGGACCCCCATGTTCCTGATGAGGACCATGCCTATGCCCTGCCCACAGCGCCAAAGACAGGGGGGACCACCACCCCGCTGCTCTTGCCCAAACTCAGGGACAAGGGTAGCCTGCGGAGCCCTGCTAATATGCCCAGTGCTGGAGATATGGAGCCAGCTCTAAAGAGGCGATGCCTACGAATCCGTGATCAGAATAAGTAG
- the LOC120547088 gene encoding sine oculis-binding protein homolog isoform X1: MPEMEKGRPPENKRSRKPAHPVKREINQEMKVRTFAESTMNELLGWYGYDKVDLRDSEANEIRNYRERRHHVSVLKENSLPKSKSLDTKVSHSVLAMKSGERVSSVPSSSSSSSSTSSTLTTPKEHTSAPVIVPLIKPSAVEDVQNVQIVCVWCQKEGVKRYSLCMGSELKSFCSEKCFAACRRAYFKRNKARDEDLHGERSPQHPHTEDSPRLLLKINSNVRSLSPVPQVCDWCKHVRHTKEYLDFGSGEERLQFCSTKCLNQYKMDVFYREARAALTSSSPSRTSQEGRTETVVAGQKLLTPESWSSSSSAGEARHRNVSPRGPTPIHGSAESTSMSPSEASSSNSKIPVSGMRTLERPIQPPAPAMSPHPAPLHPPPHPRPPLEHQPVPHIPMTFIRPPLHAQGLKSPLTNHPRHPGPPSSPIHRPPHSPHLQHPNSSMNPPGLMHPFPGAYFPGLHSPPLNMMPRGPVPMPPMMNYGIPSFSPLLPHPTILVPYPIIVPLPVPIPIPILIPVPSKATVETPSHSGVIQSVPEGVDRGRSRATGPPPQGIPEGDSRLVANKLGGTLTQGLPSPSVPNTDWVKSEKPFPSPTSTPHSGASSPRAQYSESPCSASGSEGLTDYKQQQSERQVIQRVFQRTQVKPGANGVMDLSGLGESGTGQGTRSGLHDIIRPTPPLLQSPLHDTVYHRQDSHTPTSHTPPSPTGSSHPYDATSPALKSQDHSPNGMSSSSIPASPDSSLPQRVPAPPPDPVLSELEAIKENKCSVVGAVRVEGPVSQSEEPLAVVGEVGEDPHVPDEDHAYALPTAPKTGGTTTPLLLPKLRDKGSLRSPANMPSAGDMEPALKRRCLRIRDQNK, encoded by the exons ATGCCAGAGATGGAGAAAGGGAGACCACCGGAAAATAAACGCAGCAGGAAACCTGCGCACCCTGTGAAGAGGGAGATCAACCAGGAGATGAAGGTGAGA ACGTTTGCAGAAAGCACAATGAACGAGCTTCTGGGATGGTACGGCTACGACAAGGTAGACCTCAGAGACTCAGAGGCCAACGAGATCAGAAACTACAGAGAGAGGCGTCACCATGTGTCTGTGCTAAAAG AGAACTCATTGCCAAAATCCAAGAGCTTGGACACCAAAGTCAGTCACTCAGTCCTCGCCATGAAGAGTGGAGAGAGAGTGTCCAGTgttccctcctcttcatcctcctcttcctcaacaAGTTCAACCCTGACCACCCCCAAGGAGCACACAAGTGCCCCTGTCATTGTCCCCCTGATAAAGCCATCAGCAG TGGAAGATGTACAGAATGTGCAGATAGTGTGTGTTTGGTGCCAGAAAGAAGGGGTAAAACGCTACTCTCTATGTATGGGTTCAGAACTCAAGAGCTTCTGCAGCGAGAAGTGCTTTGCCGCCTGCAGACGGGCCTACTTCAAACGCAATAAG GCCAGAGATGAAGACCTCCACGGTGAGAGATCCCCTCAGCACCCCCATACAGAGGACTCGCCTAGACTGTTGTTAAAGATAAACAGCAATGTCAGA TCTCTCTCCCCTGTGCCACAGGTATGTGATTGGTGCAAGCATGTCCGTCACACTAAAGAATACCTGGACTTTGGGTCTGGCGAGGAACGACTCCAGTTCTGCAGCACCAAGTGTCTGAATCAGTACAAGATGGATGTTTTCTACAGAGAAGCCCGTGCAGCTCTCACCAGCTCTAGCCCAAGCAGAACCAGCCAGGAGGGGAGGACGGAGACCGTTGTGGCCGGGCAAAAGCTACTCACTCCTGAGTcttggagcagcagcagcagtgcaggAGAAGCTCGTCACAGAAACGTTTCCCCTAGAGGGCCTACGCCAATCCATGGATCAGCAGAATCCACCTCCATGTCCCCCTCAGAGGCATCCTCTTCTAATTCCAAGATCCCTGTATCTGGGATGAGGACCCTGGAGAGACCCATCCAGCCTCCTGCCCCAGCTATGTCACCCCACCCTGCTCCCCTTCATCCTCCACCTCATCCTCGTCCCCCTCTGGAACATCAGCCGGTACCTCACATCCCAATGACCTTCATCAGGCCTCCTCTTCATGCTCAGGGCCTGAAAAGCCCCCTTACCAACCACCCCAGACACCCAGGCCCTCCTTCAAGCCCTATCCACAGACCCCCCCACTCTCCTCACCTGCAGCACCCAAACTCTTCCATGAATCCCCCTGGACTGATGCATCCCTTTCCAGGAGCCTACTTCCCTGGCTTGCACTCCCCTCCTCTGAACATGATGCCAAGAGGTCCTGTCCCAATGCCTCCCATGATGAACTATGGTATTCCTTCCTTTAGCCCTCTTCTGCCCCATCCTACTATCCTGGTGCCTTATCCCATTATTGTTCCCCTACCTGTCCCCATACCCATTCCTATCCTCATTCCAGTCCCTTCTAAGGCAACCGTAGAAACTCCAAGTCACAGTGGTGTTATCCAGTCTGTGCCAGAGGGGGTAGACAGGGGTAGATCCAGGGCTACTGGGCCGCCACCTCAAGGGATCCCTGAAGGCGACAGCAGATTGGTTGCCAACAAATTGGGTGGAACGTTGACTCAAGGTCTCCCCTCACCAAGTGTCCCCAACACAGATTGGGTTAAATCAGAGAAGCCATTCCCATCCCCAACATCCACACCCCACAGTGGAGCATCCTCCCCCAGAGCACAGTACAGTGAATCCCCCTGCTCAGCCTCAGGGTCAGAGGGGCTGACAGACTATAAGCAGCAACAGTCAGAGCGACAAGTCATCCAAAGGGTTTTCCAAAGGACCCAAGTGAAACCCGGTGCCAATGGAGTGATGGACCTATCAGGGCTGGGAGAGTCAGGAACTGGGCAGGGTACCAGATCAGGTCTCCACGACATCATCAGACCCACCCCTCCTCTACTACAGTCCCCTTTACATGACACTGTCTACCACCGCCAGGACTCCCACACGCCAACTTCACACACCCCACCCAGCCCCACAGGGAGCAGCCATCCATATGATGCCACATCCCCTGCCCTGAAATCTCAGGACCACAGTCCAAATGGGATGTCCTCCTCATCCATACCTGCCAGTCCTGACTCCTCCCTACCCCAGAGAGTACCAGCACCACCCCCAGACCCTGTGCTCAGTGAGCTCGAGGCCATCAAAGAAAACAAGTGCTCTGTTGTTGGCGCAGTGCGGGTTGAGGgcccagtcagtcagtcagaagAGCCCTTAGCAGTAGTCGGGGAGGTAGGAGAGGACCCCCATGTTCCTGATGAGGACCATGCCTATGCCCTGCCCACAGCGCCAAAGACAGGGGGGACCACCACCCCGCTGCTCTTGCCCAAACTCAGGGACAAGGGTAGCCTGCGGAGCCCTGCTAATATGCCCAGTGCTGGAGATATGGAGCCAGCTCTAAAGAGGCGATGCCTACGAATCCGTGATCAGAATAAGTAG